Proteins co-encoded in one Ensifer sp. PDNC004 genomic window:
- the pbpC gene encoding penicillin-binding protein 1C has protein sequence MSIGRKLLIALPVCLLLTGLTGFAIEKADEAFPPPLGEADVVSREVDDANGQLLRAFATPDGLWRLKTTVDDVDPQFLKMLIAYEDQRFEEHSGVDLLALGRAALQFVSNGRIVSGASTLSMQVARLIEPRQQRSITAKLLQIARAIQIERRLSKDQILNLYLTHAPYGGNIEGVRAASLSWLGKEPKRLTAGEAALLVALPQLPEKRRPDRNHAAAVAARERVLTRLAVADVIGDGEAERAIATSVPSRRLQLPAYAAHLAERALRKAPQAVRHQTSLRLAVQRNLEGVAREGAAKLGPKVSVAMLMADAKTGEIVASVGSADYFDASRSGWIDMTRITRSPGSTLKPFIYGLAFEEGLVSQETIIEDRPADFFGYRPRNFDMSYQGDVSVREALQLSLNVPAIRLLDAVGPAELMMRFRRGEVKPALPAGEAPGLAIGLGGVGLSLRDLVQLYAALANRGFPLRLGDGVEGKAGLIEAEPVLSPVAVWNVSDALSGVLPPAGSRQRGIAYKTGTSYGYRDAWSVGYDGRHVLGVWVGRPDNGAVPGLTGYGSAAPILFEGFAKSGFGITPLPDAPAGVVRISQAELPISQRRFSLTASGLVNASAREPAPQIVFPPEGARVELGADHQTLSPLTLKLQGGRAPFRWLANGKPLPELTRRRVTQWQPDGAGYSTLTVIDSVGRAASVRVFIE, from the coding sequence ATGTCGATTGGGCGCAAACTGCTGATCGCCTTGCCCGTCTGCCTGCTTCTGACGGGGCTGACGGGCTTTGCGATCGAGAAGGCTGACGAGGCCTTCCCGCCACCGCTTGGCGAGGCGGACGTCGTGTCGCGCGAGGTGGACGACGCCAACGGACAGCTCTTGCGCGCCTTCGCAACGCCGGATGGTCTCTGGCGGTTGAAGACGACCGTCGACGATGTCGATCCGCAGTTCCTGAAGATGCTGATCGCCTACGAGGACCAGCGCTTCGAGGAGCATTCCGGTGTCGATCTGCTGGCGCTCGGCCGCGCTGCTTTGCAATTCGTCAGCAACGGCCGGATTGTCTCGGGCGCTTCGACGCTCTCAATGCAGGTCGCCCGCCTCATCGAGCCACGGCAGCAGCGCTCGATCACCGCCAAGCTGCTGCAGATCGCCCGCGCGATCCAGATCGAGCGACGGTTATCCAAGGACCAGATCCTCAATCTCTATCTCACCCACGCGCCCTATGGCGGCAACATCGAGGGCGTGCGCGCCGCAAGCCTCTCCTGGCTCGGCAAGGAGCCTAAACGGCTGACGGCCGGCGAGGCGGCTCTGCTCGTCGCCCTGCCGCAACTGCCGGAAAAGCGCCGACCGGACCGCAACCATGCCGCCGCCGTCGCTGCGCGCGAACGGGTGCTGACGCGGCTTGCGGTTGCCGATGTGATCGGAGACGGCGAAGCGGAGCGCGCGATCGCCACCTCCGTCCCGTCGCGCCGGCTGCAGCTTCCCGCCTATGCCGCCCATCTCGCCGAGAGGGCGTTGCGCAAGGCCCCGCAGGCAGTTCGGCACCAGACAAGCTTGCGCCTTGCCGTCCAGCGCAACCTCGAGGGCGTGGCGAGGGAAGGCGCTGCCAAGCTCGGACCGAAGGTGTCGGTCGCCATGCTGATGGCCGATGCGAAGACCGGCGAGATCGTCGCTTCGGTCGGATCCGCCGACTATTTCGATGCGAGCCGCTCCGGCTGGATCGACATGACCCGCATCACGCGCTCGCCGGGCTCAACCCTCAAGCCGTTCATCTATGGTCTTGCCTTCGAAGAAGGGCTCGTCAGCCAGGAGACGATCATCGAGGATCGACCGGCCGACTTCTTCGGTTATCGCCCGCGCAATTTCGACATGAGCTACCAGGGTGATGTCAGCGTGCGCGAAGCGCTGCAATTGTCGTTGAACGTACCGGCAATCCGCCTTCTCGACGCGGTCGGTCCGGCCGAACTGATGATGCGCTTTCGCCGTGGCGAGGTGAAGCCGGCGCTTCCTGCCGGCGAAGCACCAGGCCTTGCGATCGGTCTTGGCGGCGTCGGGCTCTCGTTGCGCGATCTCGTGCAGCTCTATGCGGCGCTTGCCAATCGCGGCTTCCCGCTCCGGCTCGGCGACGGCGTCGAGGGCAAGGCCGGCCTGATCGAAGCGGAGCCGGTGCTTTCGCCGGTCGCCGTCTGGAATGTCTCCGACGCGCTTTCTGGCGTCTTGCCGCCCGCCGGCAGTCGCCAGCGCGGCATCGCCTACAAGACCGGCACCAGCTATGGCTACCGCGATGCCTGGTCGGTCGGCTACGATGGCCGCCATGTGCTCGGGGTATGGGTCGGACGGCCCGACAACGGCGCAGTTCCCGGCCTGACCGGCTATGGCAGCGCCGCTCCCATTCTCTTCGAAGGCTTCGCCAAATCGGGCTTCGGCATCACGCCGCTGCCCGATGCGCCGGCCGGGGTGGTCCGCATTTCTCAAGCCGAACTGCCGATCAGCCAGCGCCGCTTCTCATTGACAGCAAGCGGCCTCGTCAACGCTTCGGCCCGCGAACCGGCCCCGCAGATCGTGTTTCCGCCCGAGGGTGCGCGCGTCGAGCTCGGCGCGGATCACCAGACGCTCTCGCCGCTGACACTCAAGCTCCAGGGCGGACGCGCGCCGTTCCGCTGGCTTGCCAACGGCAAGCCACTGCCGGAACTCACCCGCCGGCGGGTGACGCAGTGGCAACCGGACGGAGCCGGCTATTCAACGCTGACGGTCATCGATTCCGTCGGCCGCGCCGCCAGCGTGCGCGTCTTCATCGAGTGA
- a CDS encoding hybrid sensor histidine kinase/response regulator gives MPVAYVLRDLVAWDLLLSWGAALYLLTFARILLDWRYRRQADEGRTRDWRLWAWRFTLLSWASSGLWGALGWFAFHPDEPQTLAFICIVITGIASGAVPSLSAFPLAYAGSLVAILLPFAIRCFLGEGPIYDTYLIFTICLFGVDLYYSRVTHRTLAETVRLRFENLSLITSLQEERDKAQSADRSKSRFLAAASHDLRQPIHALSLFISTLAALGRNGDVPAKSARDLADRARSVVGSLGGLLDALLDISKLDAGIVTVAREPLSLRRLLSDLKDEFSGIAKDQDLGWRVVMTDVWVDTDPMMLKRVLDNLLSNAFRYTRTGTVLIGCRRRAAAVEVQVWDTGVGIPASEQEAIFEEFVQLQNPARDRSQGLGLGLAIVQRTAVLLGHPVRVVSTEGRGSMFSITLPVVSPPSLAKPGRAHPTAATQQGGIVVIDDERDALDATTLLLRTLGYAVYAGRSAAAARTELEKAARLRETPVDLVITDYRLEAGKTGIEAIREIRAYLGWEVPALILSGDTSPARLKEVTASGHRLLHKPLDAVRLEDEIEALLAERPDDAAREIRTVTR, from the coding sequence TTGCCGGTTGCTTATGTCCTGCGCGACCTCGTGGCCTGGGATCTGCTGCTTTCCTGGGGTGCCGCACTCTATCTGCTGACATTCGCCCGCATTCTTCTCGACTGGCGATACAGGCGGCAGGCGGATGAAGGGCGGACGCGGGACTGGAGGCTATGGGCTTGGCGCTTCACGCTGCTTTCGTGGGCTTCCAGCGGCCTCTGGGGCGCGCTCGGGTGGTTTGCCTTCCATCCGGACGAGCCGCAGACGCTTGCCTTCATCTGCATCGTGATCACCGGCATTGCCAGCGGCGCGGTGCCGTCGCTGTCTGCCTTTCCGCTCGCCTATGCCGGTTCGCTGGTCGCGATCCTGCTGCCTTTCGCCATCCGTTGCTTCCTCGGCGAGGGGCCGATCTACGACACCTATCTGATCTTCACCATCTGCCTCTTCGGCGTCGATCTCTACTACAGCCGGGTCACCCACAGGACGCTCGCCGAAACGGTGCGGCTGCGCTTCGAGAACCTGTCGCTGATTACCAGCCTCCAGGAAGAGCGCGACAAGGCGCAAAGTGCCGATCGTTCGAAGTCGCGGTTCCTCGCTGCTGCAAGCCACGATCTGCGCCAGCCGATCCACGCGCTGAGCCTCTTCATCTCGACGTTGGCAGCGCTCGGCCGAAACGGTGACGTTCCGGCGAAGAGCGCCCGCGATCTCGCCGACCGCGCGCGCTCGGTCGTGGGCAGTCTCGGCGGTCTGCTCGACGCGCTGCTCGACATTTCCAAGCTCGATGCAGGCATCGTCACCGTCGCGCGCGAGCCGCTATCCTTGCGGCGGTTGCTCTCCGATCTCAAGGACGAGTTCTCCGGCATCGCCAAAGACCAGGATCTCGGTTGGCGCGTGGTCATGACGGATGTCTGGGTCGATACCGATCCGATGATGCTGAAGCGTGTCCTCGACAACCTGCTGTCCAACGCCTTCCGCTACACCCGCACCGGGACGGTATTGATCGGCTGCCGGCGGCGCGCTGCTGCGGTGGAGGTGCAGGTCTGGGACACCGGCGTCGGCATCCCGGCGTCCGAGCAGGAGGCGATCTTCGAGGAGTTCGTACAGCTTCAAAACCCGGCGCGCGATCGATCGCAAGGGCTCGGGCTCGGCCTTGCCATTGTCCAGCGCACCGCCGTACTGCTCGGCCATCCGGTTCGGGTGGTCTCGACGGAGGGGCGCGGTTCGATGTTCTCCATCACATTGCCGGTGGTCTCACCGCCGTCGCTGGCAAAGCCCGGACGCGCCCACCCGACCGCCGCGACCCAGCAAGGGGGCATCGTCGTCATCGACGACGAACGCGACGCGTTGGATGCCACGACGTTGCTGCTCCGCACGCTCGGCTATGCCGTCTATGCCGGGCGTTCGGCCGCGGCGGCCCGAACGGAGCTTGAGAAGGCTGCGCGCCTGAGAGAGACGCCGGTCGATCTCGTCATCACCGACTACCGCCTTGAGGCCGGCAAGACCGGGATCGAAGCAATCCGGGAGATCAGAGCCTATCTTGGGTGGGAGGTGCCGGCGCTGATCCTTTCCGGCGATACCTCGCCGGCGCGGCTGAAGGAAGTGACCGCAAGCGGCCACCGTCTTCTGCACAAGCCGCTCGATGCAGTTCGGCTCGAAGACGAGATCGAAGCGCTTCTCGCCGAGCGGCCTGACGACGCGGCGCGCGAGATCCGCACCGTCACTCGATGA
- a CDS encoding response regulator transcription factor, with the protein MRKLLTIVVADDHAIVREGLKLLLSTMDPVSVVAEAADGETLTTIVRASSPDLVILDLGMPGVAGVQFINELRAVAPRMKILALTANIEPRTVRAVIAAGASGYLTKTGDPAELNAALDAMLRNEIYLSQSVRFAIDDPRSHQPPPTTDTALSPIPLTRREMQILSLAAQGLTARETADRLGISPLTARKHRENLMRKLSLHNTAEIAAYALRIGLPIG; encoded by the coding sequence ATGCGCAAACTGCTGACGATCGTGGTGGCAGACGATCACGCCATCGTTCGCGAGGGCCTGAAGCTGCTGCTCTCCACCATGGACCCCGTATCGGTGGTTGCGGAAGCGGCCGACGGCGAGACGCTTACGACCATCGTGCGCGCCAGCAGTCCTGATCTGGTGATCCTCGACCTCGGCATGCCGGGGGTTGCCGGCGTGCAGTTCATCAACGAACTCCGGGCGGTCGCGCCGCGCATGAAGATCCTGGCGCTGACCGCAAACATCGAGCCGCGAACCGTGCGAGCCGTGATCGCGGCCGGGGCCAGCGGTTACCTCACGAAGACCGGCGACCCGGCCGAACTGAATGCAGCACTCGATGCAATGCTCAGAAACGAAATTTATCTCAGCCAATCGGTTCGTTTCGCCATCGACGATCCCCGCAGCCACCAGCCGCCGCCGACAACCGATACGGCGCTCTCTCCCATCCCCCTCACCCGCCGCGAAATGCAGATCCTCTCTCTCGCCGCCCAGGGGCTGACCGCGCGCGAGACCGCCGATCGCCTCGGTATCAGCCCGCTGACCGCCCGCAAGCATCGCGAGAACCTGATGCGCAAGCTCAGTCTGCACAACACGGCAGAGATCGCGGCCTATGCGCTGCGCATCGGCCTGCCGATCGGTTGA
- a CDS encoding LysE family translocator: protein MPSLEHWISFALATAIFAFMPGPAILYMTAQTLAHGRKAGLLAALGIHIGCYVHIAAAALGLAALLHHAPLLYGAIKLAGAVYLVWLGATMLLGVGKHAAHAEAAKPGVLRDSIVVEVLNPKTALFFVTFLPQFVDPAVAMPMSLQFLMFGLLVNLALSVADVAAVFLASFTLGRLAGSAGNLVPRACGSILIGLGLMLASQPI from the coding sequence ATGCCGTCGCTGGAGCATTGGATTTCGTTCGCACTGGCAACGGCGATTTTCGCCTTCATGCCGGGTCCTGCCATTCTCTATATGACGGCGCAGACGTTGGCGCATGGCCGCAAGGCCGGCCTCCTGGCGGCGCTCGGCATTCATATCGGCTGCTACGTCCACATCGCCGCCGCGGCGCTCGGGCTTGCCGCCCTGCTTCACCATGCACCGCTTCTCTATGGGGCGATAAAGCTTGCCGGCGCCGTCTATCTGGTCTGGCTCGGCGCGACCATGCTGCTCGGGGTCGGCAAACATGCCGCCCACGCCGAGGCTGCGAAACCCGGCGTCCTGCGCGACAGCATCGTGGTGGAGGTCCTCAATCCCAAGACCGCCTTGTTCTTCGTTACCTTCCTGCCGCAGTTCGTGGATCCGGCCGTGGCGATGCCGATGTCGCTGCAGTTCCTGATGTTCGGCCTGCTGGTGAACCTTGCCCTGTCGGTCGCCGATGTCGCCGCGGTCTTCCTCGCCTCCTTCACGCTCGGTCGGCTGGCCGGCAGCGCCGGCAATCTTGTTCCGCGCGCCTGCGGTTCGATCCTCATCGGCCTCGGCTTGATGCTGGCGAGCCAACCGATCTGA
- the hpaH gene encoding 2-oxo-hept-4-ene-1,7-dioate hydratase, producing MLNATEIAKAAESLHQAERDRKQIGLLSIKHPEMTVDDAYAIQAALIRRKRDDGHRIIGWKIGLTSNAMQQALGIDTPDSGVLFDNMLFDDGASIPADRFIQPRVEAEIAFIMKTGLKGPRVNIVQVLNATDYVMPALEILDSRIVRTDPKTKKARILVDAIADNAANGGLILGGRAVRPDTVDMRWMGAIVSRNAVIEETGLAAGVLNHPARGIAWLANRLAQCGDAIEPGQIVLSGSFVRTLEAKSGDTIVADFGVYGSASCHFA from the coding sequence ATGCTGAATGCAACCGAGATCGCCAAGGCCGCCGAGAGCCTGCATCAGGCCGAGCGCGATCGAAAACAGATCGGGCTCCTCTCGATCAAGCATCCCGAAATGACGGTCGACGACGCCTATGCGATCCAGGCTGCCCTGATCCGGCGCAAACGTGACGACGGCCACCGCATCATCGGCTGGAAGATCGGGTTGACCTCCAACGCCATGCAGCAGGCGCTCGGCATCGACACGCCGGATTCCGGCGTGCTCTTCGACAACATGCTGTTTGATGACGGCGCAAGCATCCCCGCCGACCGCTTCATCCAGCCGCGCGTCGAAGCGGAGATCGCCTTCATCATGAAAACCGGGCTCAAGGGTCCGCGCGTCAACATCGTGCAGGTGCTGAACGCCACGGATTATGTGATGCCGGCGCTGGAGATCCTCGACAGTCGCATCGTCCGCACGGATCCGAAGACAAAGAAGGCGCGCATCCTCGTTGACGCGATCGCCGACAATGCCGCCAATGGCGGCCTCATCCTCGGCGGCCGGGCCGTCCGTCCCGATACGGTCGACATGCGCTGGATGGGAGCGATCGTGTCACGCAATGCGGTGATCGAGGAGACCGGGCTTGCGGCCGGCGTGCTCAACCATCCGGCCCGCGGCATCGCCTGGCTTGCCAACCGGCTGGCGCAATGCGGCGACGCGATCGAGCCTGGCCAGATCGTACTTTCGGGCTCGTTCGTCCGCACCCTCGAAGCCAAGAGCGGCGACACGATCGTCGCCGATTTCGGCGTCTACGGCTCAGCGAGTTGCCACTTCGCGTGA
- a CDS encoding glycerate kinase: MPAITDPRRFLEALFTSAVAAADPEKVIAANLPARPKGRTVVVGAGKGAAQMAAAFERHWDGPLSGVIVTRYGYAAPCEKIEVLEASHPLPDENGLLASKRLLAEVSGLTEDDLVVALVCGGGSALLPSPPPGLTLEDEIAVNRALLASGAPISAMNAVRKHVSMIKGGRLAAAAYPAKVVSLIVSDIPGDDPALVASGPTLADASTREDALTLIERYSLDLPAKVIAWINSPDSAAPSPDDPRFARNEVRLIASASVSLEAAAAEARAAGIEAIILSDAIEGEARDVGGVHAAIAREVAGRGRPFTKPVVVLSGGETTVTIRGKGKGGRNSEFLLALALGIDGAKGVSALAADTDGIDGSEDNAGAFADDTTIARLVAQRLDAAAFLQKNDSWSAFDALGDLFKPGPTGTNVNDFRAILVQ, encoded by the coding sequence ATGCCAGCCATCACCGATCCACGCCGTTTCCTCGAAGCGCTGTTCACCTCGGCCGTTGCCGCGGCTGATCCGGAGAAGGTGATTGCCGCCAACCTGCCGGCGCGACCGAAAGGGCGCACGGTGGTGGTTGGGGCCGGCAAGGGTGCCGCCCAGATGGCGGCGGCCTTCGAGCGGCACTGGGATGGTCCGCTCTCCGGCGTGATCGTCACCCGCTATGGCTATGCTGCTCCTTGCGAGAAGATTGAAGTTCTGGAAGCATCGCACCCGCTGCCGGATGAAAACGGCCTGCTGGCCTCGAAGCGCTTGCTCGCTGAAGTCAGTGGCCTGACGGAGGATGATCTTGTCGTGGCGCTCGTCTGCGGCGGCGGCTCGGCACTCCTGCCTTCGCCGCCACCCGGTCTGACGCTCGAAGACGAGATCGCCGTCAACCGCGCGCTCTTGGCCTCCGGCGCGCCGATCAGCGCCATGAATGCCGTGCGCAAGCACGTCTCTATGATCAAGGGCGGTCGCCTGGCCGCTGCAGCCTATCCGGCAAAGGTCGTCTCGCTGATCGTTTCCGATATTCCGGGCGACGATCCGGCGCTGGTCGCCTCCGGCCCAACACTGGCGGACGCCAGCACGCGCGAAGATGCACTGACGCTGATCGAGCGCTACAGTCTGGACCTGCCGGCCAAGGTCATTGCCTGGATCAACAGCCCGGATAGCGCCGCGCCTTCGCCTGACGATCCGCGTTTTGCACGCAACGAAGTCCGGTTGATCGCCTCCGCTTCCGTCTCGCTTGAAGCCGCGGCTGCCGAGGCGCGCGCCGCGGGCATCGAGGCGATCATTCTTTCCGATGCGATCGAGGGCGAGGCGCGCGACGTTGGCGGCGTGCATGCGGCGATCGCCCGCGAAGTCGCCGGCCGTGGTCGGCCGTTCACCAAACCCGTCGTCGTTCTCTCGGGTGGAGAGACGACCGTCACCATCCGCGGCAAGGGCAAGGGTGGCCGCAACAGCGAGTTCCTGCTGGCGCTGGCGCTTGGCATCGACGGCGCCAAGGGCGTCTCGGCGCTGGCCGCTGATACCGACGGCATCGACGGCTCCGAGGACAATGCCGGCGCCTTTGCCGACGACACGACGATCGCCCGCCTTGTGGCGCAACGGCTGGATGCGGCGGCATTTCTGCAGAAGAACGACAGCTGGTCGGCTTTCGACGCGCTGGGCGATCTCTTCAAGCCGGGGCCGACCGGCACCAACGTCAACGATTTCCGCGCCATCCTGGTGCAGTGA
- a CDS encoding 2-hydroxy-3-oxopropionate reductase: MATIGFIGLGIMGTPMARHLQDAGHTIVTSKFVIPPRQELLDNGLKFVDSPKALAETVDTIILMLPDTPEVKDVLFGENGVAYGLSKGKLVIDMSSISPIETKEFAKKVRGTGAEYIDAPVSGGEVGAKNASLSIMAGGAQESFDRALPLLKLMGKNVTLVGDCGDGQVTKVANQIIVALTIEAVSEALVFASKAGADPARVREALMGGFASSRILEVHGERMIKRTFDPGFRISLHQKDLNLALQGAKSLGISLPNTAATQELFNNCAANGDSGLDHSGLVRALERMANHQVA, encoded by the coding sequence ATGGCAACAATCGGTTTCATTGGACTGGGTATCATGGGCACGCCGATGGCGCGCCACCTGCAGGATGCCGGCCACACCATCGTTACCTCGAAATTCGTCATTCCGCCGCGCCAGGAGCTGCTCGACAACGGCCTCAAGTTCGTCGACTCGCCGAAGGCGCTCGCCGAGACCGTCGACACCATCATCCTGATGCTGCCGGACACCCCTGAGGTCAAGGATGTTCTCTTCGGCGAAAACGGCGTTGCCTATGGCCTTTCCAAGGGCAAGCTCGTCATCGACATGAGCTCGATCTCGCCGATCGAGACGAAGGAATTCGCCAAGAAGGTTCGCGGGACCGGTGCCGAATACATCGATGCCCCGGTCTCCGGCGGCGAAGTCGGCGCCAAGAACGCCTCGCTGTCGATCATGGCGGGCGGCGCCCAGGAGAGCTTCGACCGCGCCCTGCCGCTCTTGAAGCTGATGGGCAAGAACGTCACGCTCGTCGGTGACTGCGGCGACGGCCAGGTCACCAAGGTCGCCAACCAGATCATCGTCGCGCTGACGATCGAGGCGGTTTCCGAAGCCCTCGTCTTCGCGTCCAAGGCCGGTGCAGATCCGGCGCGTGTTCGCGAAGCGTTGATGGGCGGCTTCGCCTCCTCACGCATTCTCGAAGTGCACGGCGAACGCATGATCAAGCGCACCTTCGATCCGGGCTTCCGCATCTCGCTGCACCAGAAGGACCTGAACCTGGCGCTCCAGGGTGCAAAGTCGCTCGGCATCTCGCTGCCGAACACGGCGGCAACGCAGGAACTCTTCAACAACTGCGCCGCCAACGGCGACAGCGGTCTCGACCACTCCGGCCTCGTTCGGGCACTGGAGCGCATGGCGAACCACCAGGTCGCGTGA